A window of Elgaria multicarinata webbii isolate HBS135686 ecotype San Diego chromosome 2, rElgMul1.1.pri, whole genome shotgun sequence contains these coding sequences:
- the LOC134393761 gene encoding disintegrin and metalloproteinase domain-containing protein 21-like, translated as MENISTRLLLLILWNVMNETAGQIPPQGFRYASYEVTIPRKLTPRYGQQEPHHVNYLVHVEGKSHMVHLRQKKGFIPKHFPVFTYNIEGELQVDYPFIRDDCFYLGSVEGTPSSLVTLSTCSGGLRGLLRLENETYEIEPVQASLTFQHVVYRLEEKSGAVRLRCGLTEEEQSLQDTVIQKTENVVDRRASRRDWWSHTRC; from the exons ATGGAGAACATTTCTaccaggctgctgctgctcatcTTATGGAATGTCATGAATGAAACTGCAGGTCAGATACCACCTCAGGGGTTTAGGTATGCCTCTTATGAAGTGACCATCCCAAGGAAACTGACCCCCAGGTATGGACAACAGGAGCCTCATCATGTCAACTATCTGGTACACGTTGAGGGGAAAAGCCACATGGTGCACCTCAGGCAGAAGAAGGGATTCATCCCTAAACACTTCCCTGTCTTCACCTATAATATAGAGGGGGAACTCCAGGTGGACTACCCATTTATCAGGGATGACTGTTTCTACCTTGGTTCTGTAGAAGGAACGCCTTCCTCTTTGGTCACCCTCAGCACTTGCTCAGGGGGACTCAGGGGTCTGCTTCGATTAGAAAATGAGACCTATGAAATTGAACCTGTCCAGGCATCTCTTACGTTTCAACATGTGGTGTATCGGTTGGAAGAAAAGTCGGGCGCCGTCCGTCTGAGATGTGGGCTAACGGAGGAAGAGCAAAGTCTTCAAGACACCGTGATCCAGAAAACAGAGAATGTAGTGGACAGAAGGGCTTCCAGAAGAGACTGGTGGTCACATACCAG GTGCTGA